The window TTGTTTTGAAGGATTGTCGATGGTAAATTTCAGTTCGTAGTTACCAACACCCAACATTTTCACGTTTGCACCGTAGTGAGGACCATCGGCTGCAACCATTGGCATAAATGTACCTTTTTTGCTTTTGCCAGTATCGAGGTTTTTAAGCTCATAACTCACGCTCAAATAAGGAACCCATTCACCTGCTGCAAAACCGTTGGTATTACCTTCCGTTGCGCTGATATCTGCTTCAAGATGCACATCAGCTTGTGAAGGTGCTAGGTCGATACCTTTTGGCTCCATATCGATCGGTTTAAGGTACACAGCGGCTACGGTCATGTGATTCATCACGACCTCTTCACCAATTGGGTACTCTTTCATCTCAGCCTCTGCGGCATGGGCTAACATAACGGCTACGCTCAGCGCTAATACTGATTTTGCCAACATTTTTAACATAGTTCCTCCTTAGAAAATTTAGATCTCAAAATCGTTCTCCTTTTTTTGAGATTCAAGCTTTTTTCGCTTGAATCATGATGTATAATGAACCCACAATCAGCCCAATGATAAGCACTGCTTGGGGAATAAGGCTTTGCATGTATGGGTAAATTCCAAGCCACGTTAGTGTTGGAAAGCCCTCAATCAGGGCTGGTTGAAACACTTTGCCTTCCACCAGTTCCATAATACCTTTGCCAGTAAAGACGATTGCCATGTAAAAAATGATCGCACTGGTAATCATGAAAAAAGGCTTAATTGGAATCCTGATCGCTCCCGCTTTGAGGAGGAAAAAGAGGATGATAAGTGCAATGACGCCCGCGCCAAAACCTGCGGCTAACATGCTGTACCCAAGCGGAGTTTTTGCATCAAAAATGAGTGCTTGATAGAACAGTACCGTCTCCGCACCTTCACGGTAAACCGCTAAAAAGACGGTAAACCAGAGTGCCCTAATTGAGCCAGAACTCAGTGATTCCGAGACTTTTTCCGCAATGTAATGACTCCATTTTTTCGCATGCGCATTGGAGAGAAGCCAGAAGCCCACGTAGTACAGCAGTCCAACGGCGACGAGCATTGTCACACCTTCTAGCATTTCGCGTGATTCTCCTGGATTTTGGAAGATCAAATTCATCACAAAAGCGGTCACAAAGCTAAGTACAATCGCACTCCATAAAGCACTGTAAACGATGTTAAGGCGTGTTGCATTGCCACTTTTGATCAAGTAGGCAATGACGGCGGTGACAACGATGAGTGCTTCAATGCCTTCGCGTAAAATGATGATCAAAGAGTAGAGGAATTGACTCCATGGTGAATCCGAACCCGAGAGCTTTTCAGCTCCACTTGCAACTTGCGTGTTGAGTGAATCCATCTCGCTTAACACACTTTCAGGTGTGCTTTGGTTTTTCATCAGCGCTACGATTTTGCTGAAGGAGCCTTCGATGCTCGTTTTAAGAGTGCTATCAACAGCGCCAATTTTGACTTCCATCCCGCTGGCTTCAAAGATGTCAAAATAAGAATTTTGAACCAGTTGCATCGCTTTTTTAGCATCGCCTGCACTGTAGAGTTTGTGTGCTTCTAAAAGTTTTGCTTTGAGATTTGCCATGACAGGCGTGAAGTCTTCTTTGACCGCTTCTTGAGCCTCTTCTTTAACAGTCACAACCGCTAATTTAGCAGCATCTGTTGGTAGTTCAAGCATTGAGTGCCAGATGTTACTCTTCAAACGATCCAACTCCTCTTTGAGTTCCTCTTTTGTGTGAATCTCTTCATCCACAGCGCGAATGACACGCCCCATCTCTTGCTGAATTTGGCTATCGCGCCATTTGGAAATGTATTTACGTACCGCTGTTTCAATCATACCGTTACGATATTCTTCAAATTTAGCAGAAGTAATGAGAAATTTTGTCTCTTCTTTATCGCCTTTTTCGAAAGCATTTAAGGCTTTTGCGTATTTGGTTTCGATTTGCTTGTAGAGTGTTTTCCATTTGATATCTAATGTAGGCTCGGGTGTTTGTTCTACAGCTTTTAGATGACTATCATCGCCCTTTTCACCAATGAGGCGTGTACCTTTTTCAAGTTTAGGAAGTACTTCTGCCATTTCAGATGCGAGATTGTCCATAACGGCTTTGATTTCAGCAACCGATGCACCATCATTAATCAGCTTGCGAATCGATACAAATTCTGCTTCCATCGCATACGATTTTTTACCCGATACATTAATACGAATAGGACCTTCAAGATTTTCAAAAAGCTCAAAATAAGCACTTTGTGCTACTTGTTTTGCCTCTTCTTGCGCTCCTTTTTCGTACAGAGCTAAACTCTCTTTAAAGGTTTGATTAATTCTATTTATAATATCAGCATAATTTGTTGTTGCCGCCGAAAAAAGTAGGGAGGGGAGAAAGCCTAGCAAAAATAAGCAAAGCATTTTATACTTCATTGAGTTACCTTTTTGTTTATTCGAGGATTATCTAAAACTGTTTAAGTATTTATAATTGATAATCGTAATCGAATAATAGTACTCTATTCCTTTTATATAAATAAAAATCATTATTAAATTAAATTTGTGTTAAATAAAATAGCAAAAAAGAAGAAAATTGAAATAAATGTTTAAAAAGTGTGTATGGATCTTGTACTAAAGGTAGCTCAAGAGTTCTTGCAGAACTCTATTAAAAAAGAGAAGGTTGTGTGAGGGATTTGAGTTTGAAAGATCTTCGGTGAATTTCGCAGTATCC is drawn from Sulfurospirillum arsenophilum NBRC 109478 and contains these coding sequences:
- a CDS encoding iron transporter, which codes for MLKMLAKSVLALSVAVMLAHAAEAEMKEYPIGEEVVMNHMTVAAVYLKPIDMEPKGIDLAPSQADVHLEADISATEGNTNGFAAGEWVPYLSVSYELKNLDTGKSKKGTFMPMVAADGPHYGANVKMLGVGNYELKFTIDNPSKQGFGRHADAASGVGKWFEPFTTTYKFKYTGIKD
- a CDS encoding FTR1 family iron permease, which produces MKYKMLCLFLLGFLPSLLFSAATTNYADIINRINQTFKESLALYEKGAQEEAKQVAQSAYFELFENLEGPIRINVSGKKSYAMEAEFVSIRKLINDGASVAEIKAVMDNLASEMAEVLPKLEKGTRLIGEKGDDSHLKAVEQTPEPTLDIKWKTLYKQIETKYAKALNAFEKGDKEETKFLITSAKFEEYRNGMIETAVRKYISKWRDSQIQQEMGRVIRAVDEEIHTKEELKEELDRLKSNIWHSMLELPTDAAKLAVVTVKEEAQEAVKEDFTPVMANLKAKLLEAHKLYSAGDAKKAMQLVQNSYFDIFEASGMEVKIGAVDSTLKTSIEGSFSKIVALMKNQSTPESVLSEMDSLNTQVASGAEKLSGSDSPWSQFLYSLIIILREGIEALIVVTAVIAYLIKSGNATRLNIVYSALWSAIVLSFVTAFVMNLIFQNPGESREMLEGVTMLVAVGLLYYVGFWLLSNAHAKKWSHYIAEKVSESLSSGSIRALWFTVFLAVYREGAETVLFYQALIFDAKTPLGYSMLAAGFGAGVIALIILFFLLKAGAIRIPIKPFFMITSAIIFYMAIVFTGKGIMELVEGKVFQPALIEGFPTLTWLGIYPYMQSLIPQAVLIIGLIVGSLYIMIQAKKA